The following coding sequences lie in one Anomaloglossus baeobatrachus isolate aAnoBae1 chromosome 7, aAnoBae1.hap1, whole genome shotgun sequence genomic window:
- the LOC142245764 gene encoding uncharacterized protein LOC142245764, producing the protein MLQVILPDLTEYGIVIHISLGELTAYTIDTHTAAAVTGEGVRERCDNASTSNQPVSWDLLPSAGISREQGAAGGGPVCGVGATTANVGSPEISQRGSVAAGGEQAGEIGAGPGAEVLPGKISVHGSPTTGVSGSQVGLPEPATWSGTEEEQARPTVAAAVAAVTRSGSAGSQGASRRSDSSSPSDQVAAESGGGQDTGPGVLTEDVTVSSILATSSQGFQAALEADDSLKALKEQAAQPPSDSDPERVVWDQGRLYRATVQQGSPEAWPRDRQLVVPYPFRTELLRIAHEIPMAGHLGIAKTKARLNQHFYWPKMGADVAAYCRSCETCQRVGKAGPRPKAPLVSLPIIDEPFRRVAVDLVGPLAIPSSSGKRFILTDLCRKVFQIHNHITGLTITCSLQIGLLSMIPGAFKEIKQDLLRHFVATTRAIIP; encoded by the exons ATGCTGCAGGTTATCCTCCCAGATCTTACTGAATATGGCATTGTGATCCATATAAGCCTGGGAGAACTGACAGCCT acaccatagacacacacacagctgcagctgtgacaggggagggggtcagagaaaggtgtgacaatgcctctacaagtaatcagcctgtgagctgggatctgctgccctctgcagggataagcagagagcagggtgctgcagggggaggaccagtgtgtggggtgggggctaccacagcaaatgtggggtccccagagatttcacagcggggttctgttgctgcaggaggggaacaggcaggtgagattggggccggtccaggagcggaagtgctcccaggtaagatctcggtgcatggttcccccacaaccggggtgtcaggaagccaggtcggtctgcctgaaccggcgacttggtcaggaacggaggaggagcaggcacgacccacggtcgcagcggctgtggccgctgtcacccgcagtgggagtgctggaagccaaggggcctcccggaggtccgatagctcttccccttctgaccaagtggcagccgagtcaggtggaggccaggacacaggtcccggggtactgaccgaagatgtgacagtctcgtcgattctggccacatctagtcaggggtttcaggcagcgttagaagctgacgacagcctgaaagctcttaaggagcaggcggcacagcctccctcggactcggacccggagcgagtggtctgggaccaaggacggctgtaccgggccacggtccagcagggttcaccggaggcgtggcccagggaccgacagttggtggtaccctatccgttccggacggagttgttgcggatcgcacatgagattccgatggccggacacctagggatcgctaagaccaaggccaggttaaaccagcatttctactggccaaaaatgggggccgatgtggctgcctactgccgttcgtgtgaaacctgtcagagagtggggaaggcggggccacgccccaaagccccactggtatctctgcccatcatcgatgagcctttcaggagggtggctgtggatctggtcggcccgctggccatccccagcagctccgggaaacgcttcatactgacg GATTTGTGTCGTAAAGTTTTCCAAATTCATAACCACATCACGGGGCTGACAATCACATGTTCTCTGCAGATCGGTCTCTTGTCCATGATCCCCGGAGCTTTCAAAGAGATCAAGCAAGATCTTCTCCGTCATTTTGTTGCCACGACTAGAGCGATCATTCCGTGA